In the Halichoerus grypus chromosome 4, mHalGry1.hap1.1, whole genome shotgun sequence genome, one interval contains:
- the LOC118551690 gene encoding olfactory receptor 9S13-like produces MPPHRNGNFSMVYFQDFVLEGFEGGLGTQALLFAVFLALYMMTVLGNLIMIMVITLDAHLHSPMYFFLKNLSFLDLCYSSVITPNALVNFFSPSKVITFAGCATQLFFFSLLVTTEGFLLGVMAYDRFMAICSPLRYPITMCHSACTRLVLGTYCGGCLNSVVQTSFTFRLPFCSSNHINHFFCDVPPLLQLACGNTAINELLLFGICGIIIVGVTFVVLVSYGYITVTILRMRSGAGRRKVFSTCGSHMAAVTLFVGTVFVMYAQPGAIESMEQGKVVSVFYTLVIPMLNPLIYSLRNKDVKEALWRLGQKYTAM; encoded by the coding sequence ATGCCACCCCACAGAAATGGAAACTTCTCCATGGTCTACTTTCAAGATTTTGTGCTGGAGGGATTTGAGGGTGGCCTGGGGACCCAGGCCCTGCTCTTTGCTGTGTTCCTGGCCCTGTACATGATGACTGTGTTGGGGAACCTCATCATGATCATGGTTATCACCCTGGATGCCCACCTGCACTCCCCAATGTACTTCTTCCTCAAGAACCTCTCCTTCCTGGATTTGTGCTACTCATCTGTCATCACCCCCAATGCCCTGGTCAACTTCTTTTCCCCATCCAAGGTCATCACCTTTGCAGGCTGTGCCACCCAgctattctttttctctctactgGTCACCACTGAAGGCTTCCTCCTGGGTGTCATGGCCTATGATCGCTTCATGGCCATCTGCAGCCCCTTGCGCTACCCCATCACCATGTGCCATTCTGCCTGCACTCGCCTGGTTCTGGGCACCTACTGTGGAGGCTGCCTCAACTCTGTTGTGCAGACCAGCTTCACATTCCGCCTCCCATTCTGCAGCTCCAATCATATCAACCACTTCTTCTGTGATGTTCCGCCCCTGCTCCAGCTCGCCTGTGGCAACACGGCCATCAATGAACTTCTCTTGTTTGGTATCTGTGGGATCATCATTGTAGGTGTGACATTTGTGGTCCTCGTCTCTTATGGCTACATCACAGTGACCATCCTGAGGATGCGCTCAGGAGCTGGGAGACGCAAGGTCTTCTCCACCTGTGGCTCCCACATGGCCGCAGTGACTCTCTTTGTTGGGACTGTCTTTGTCATGTATGCCCAGCCAGGAGCAATTGAATCCATGGAGCAGGGCAAGGTGGTCTCTGTCTTCTACACGCTGGTCATCCCAATGCTCAATCCCCTCATCTACAGTTTGCGAAACAAGGATGTGAAGGAGGCCCTGTGGAGGCTGGGCCAGAAATACACAGCCATGTGA